A section of the Phaseolus vulgaris cultivar G19833 chromosome 8, P. vulgaris v2.0, whole genome shotgun sequence genome encodes:
- the LOC137824467 gene encoding uncharacterized protein, whose amino-acid sequence MRVRTTLFVLLLLTFLLCVSLSSAQLPPDVVVSARSLDVHLQDLAFKALFRPRTGVSYDAQVPTNLTGIKVSAMRLKSGSLRTRGVLSYKEFEIPVGVVENPYVERLVLVYQNLGNWSDTFYPLPGYSYLTPVLGLLAYNGENLSASVSHELDIKASDKPVLVHFPNVKPVPMGVLVKCVYFDLHGSVHFDILLPGNVCSTVQQGHFSIVAGSKTPSPAPYGFGKVQFGEKNQKKLKSVLWIGGILLLMIILGLLVVGVRRHKKGSRVQKLDCVAENNEILDVTSIGDIKVPLAFGTRTRPVIEHEYFA is encoded by the coding sequence ATGAGGGTCAGAACTACTTTGTTTGTGCTACTCTTGTTGACATTCCTCCTTTGTGTATCACTTTCAAGTGCTCAACTCCCACCTGATGTTGTTGTCTCAGCTCGTTCATTAGATGTTCATCTTCAAGATTTGGCCTTTAAGGCTCTTTTCCGTCCAAGAACTGGGGTGTCTTATGATGCTCAAGTCCCCACCAACCTGACAGGGATAAAAGTTTCAGCAATGAGGCTTAAGAGTGGTAGTTTGAGGACCAGGGGTGTTCTTAGCTACAAAGAATTTGAGATCCCCGTTGGGGTTGTGGAGAACCCTTATGTGGAAAGGCTTGTCTTGGTGTACCAGAACTTGGGAAATTGGTCTGATACCTTTTACCCTCTACCTGGTTATTCATATTTGACTCCTGTTTTGGGCCTCTTGGCCTATAATGGTGAGAATTTGTCTGCTTCAGTTTCACATGAATTGGATATAAAGGCCTCTGATAAACCAGTTTTGGTTCATTTCCCTAATGTTAAACCAGTACCAATGGGGGTGTTGGTCAAGTGTGTGTATTTTGATTTACATGGTTCTGTGCACTTTGACATCCTATTACCTGGAAATGTGTGTTCAACAGTGCAACAAGGGCACTTCTCCATAGTTGCAGGATCAAAGACCCCATCACCAGCACCTTATGGTTTTGGGAAAGTTCAATTTGGTGAGAAGAATCAGAAAAAATTGAAGTCTGTGCTGTGGATTGGTGGGATTTTGTTGCTGATGATTATTTTGGGACTATTGGTTGTTGGAGTGAGAAGACACAAAAAAGGGTCAAGGGTACAAAAATTGGATTGTGTAGCCGAAAACAATGAAATCTTGGACGTGACTTCTATTGGTGACATCAAAGTACCACTTGCATTTGGGACTCGAACACGACCAGTGATAGAACATGAGTACTTTGCTTAG